A section of the Halopiger aswanensis genome encodes:
- a CDS encoding ABC transporter permease produces the protein MSRLGRIGAETNAGWRSFIRRRTAVFFTFFFPVILIVIFGALVRTDPTGEGLFTEPPAYYVPGYLAVVVLFTPLSRMGSEVARHREGNRFEKLATTPLTRAEWLLAQTVVNAVIIGLASLLILALVVLLTGAEIAFSPLLVPYVLVGVVCFCGVGAMLGSYTDSQDGAVTASNAIGLPLLFLSETFISLEQLPGWFEPLVNLSPLTYFARGVRAATFPEADAAAVAGVDATLANLAILTVLAVVAFALGARSIPRTD, from the coding sequence GTGAGCCGCCTCGGCCGCATCGGCGCCGAGACGAACGCCGGCTGGCGCTCCTTTATCCGCCGGCGGACGGCGGTCTTCTTCACGTTCTTCTTCCCCGTCATCCTGATCGTGATCTTCGGCGCGCTGGTCCGGACGGATCCGACGGGCGAGGGCCTGTTCACGGAGCCGCCGGCCTACTACGTGCCGGGCTACCTCGCCGTCGTCGTCCTCTTCACGCCGCTCTCGCGGATGGGCAGCGAGGTCGCGCGCCACCGCGAGGGGAACCGCTTCGAGAAACTGGCGACGACGCCGCTGACGCGGGCCGAGTGGCTGCTCGCACAGACCGTCGTCAACGCCGTCATCATCGGGCTGGCGAGCCTGCTGATCCTCGCGCTCGTCGTCCTATTGACCGGCGCCGAGATCGCGTTCTCGCCCCTGCTGGTGCCGTACGTGCTCGTCGGCGTCGTCTGCTTCTGCGGCGTCGGCGCGATGCTGGGCAGCTACACCGACTCCCAGGACGGGGCGGTCACCGCGAGCAACGCCATCGGCCTCCCCCTGCTGTTCCTCTCGGAGACGTTCATCTCGCTCGAGCAGCTGCCCGGCTGGTTCGAGCCGCTGGTGAACCTCTCGCCGCTGACGTACTTCGCTCGCGGCGTCCGTGCGGCGACGTTCCCCGAGGCTGACGCAGCCGCCGTCGCCGGCGTCGATGCCACGCTGGCGAACCTCGCGATTCTGACGGTACTCGCCGTCGTCGCGTTCGCGCTCGGCGCGCGGTCGATTCCGCGGACCGACTGA
- a CDS encoding PAS domain S-box protein, protein MNSSRTSNGALERRVRRQEAAAEFGERALEADDRESLCCRAARTVVATVAEETDVATDGVDSGPGSQSRASSYGPAPERSETEPESPPIYTCTVLEALPDVDRFRLRERADRAAGGREVVGRSPPVDGSDDKTMFPVDRTSHAGRALRTGDPIVVDDLRADDRFRGPDPPLERAHSAVSVVIGRADDPWGVLSLHATARDRFDDADVTFLRSVASALASAVERLRADQRRSEEASLRRTILETSPVGITLIDADGQNVFSNDRAEEILGRSAEELRTYTHDDERWNLIDERGDPIESDDLPLSTVAETGEPVYDDIVGAERPDGTRVWVSMHCNPIFDADGEFDGAVYAFRDITERKHLESRLEEILGRVDDAICAFDTDLRYTHVNERAEELLGQSESELLSERLWDRFPEAEDDDAVRESFQKAMETQEPTSYEHYYEPIDAWFEVSVYPSETGLSVYFRDVTERKAYEQQLEASNERLEQFASAASHDLQEPLRMVTSYLQLVEDRYADELDADGREFIDYAVDGAERMREMIDGLLEFSRVETQGEPFEPVELDEVLEDVRQDLSVCIEESDADIAAESLPRVEGDGNQLRQVFQNLLSNAIEYSGDEPPQIEVSSERAPSGDWVISVSDDGVGIDPDDQERIFGVFERLHGTGERDGNGIGLALCRRIVERHRGDIWVDSEPGDGTTFSFTLRPASADE, encoded by the coding sequence ATGAATTCGTCCCGGACCTCGAACGGAGCGCTCGAGCGCCGCGTCCGCCGACAGGAGGCCGCCGCGGAGTTCGGCGAGCGCGCGCTCGAGGCGGACGACCGCGAGTCCCTTTGTTGCCGGGCCGCACGAACGGTCGTGGCGACCGTCGCTGAGGAGACGGACGTGGCGACAGACGGCGTGGATTCGGGACCAGGATCGCAGTCACGGGCGTCGTCGTACGGACCCGCACCCGAACGGTCGGAGACCGAACCCGAGTCGCCACCGATATACACCTGTACCGTCCTCGAGGCGCTTCCGGACGTGGATCGGTTCCGGCTCCGCGAGCGAGCCGACCGCGCGGCGGGTGGCCGCGAGGTCGTCGGCCGGTCGCCGCCCGTCGACGGCAGCGACGACAAAACGATGTTTCCCGTCGACCGAACCTCCCACGCGGGACGCGCGCTCCGTACCGGCGACCCGATCGTCGTGGACGACCTGCGCGCGGACGACCGATTCCGCGGCCCTGATCCGCCGCTCGAGCGGGCACACAGTGCGGTTAGCGTCGTCATCGGTCGAGCCGACGACCCGTGGGGTGTTCTGAGCCTCCACGCGACGGCGCGGGACCGGTTCGACGACGCGGACGTCACGTTCCTGCGAAGCGTCGCGAGCGCGCTCGCCTCGGCCGTCGAGCGCCTCCGTGCGGACCAGCGCCGGAGCGAGGAGGCGTCGCTCCGACGGACGATCCTCGAGACGAGTCCGGTCGGCATCACGCTGATCGACGCCGACGGTCAAAACGTGTTCTCGAACGACCGCGCCGAGGAGATCCTCGGCCGCTCGGCCGAGGAACTGCGGACCTACACCCACGACGACGAGCGGTGGAACCTCATCGACGAACGGGGCGACCCGATCGAGAGCGACGATCTGCCGCTCTCGACCGTCGCCGAAACCGGCGAGCCGGTGTACGACGATATCGTGGGCGCCGAACGGCCCGACGGGACGCGCGTGTGGGTCTCGATGCACTGCAACCCGATCTTCGACGCGGACGGGGAGTTCGACGGGGCCGTCTACGCCTTCAGGGACATCACCGAGCGCAAACACCTCGAGAGCCGGCTCGAGGAGATCCTCGGTCGGGTCGACGACGCGATCTGCGCCTTCGATACGGACCTCCGGTACACCCACGTCAACGAGCGCGCCGAAGAGCTGCTCGGCCAGTCCGAATCGGAACTGCTCAGCGAGCGGCTCTGGGACCGGTTCCCCGAAGCCGAAGACGACGACGCCGTCCGGGAGAGCTTCCAGAAAGCGATGGAGACCCAGGAGCCGACGAGCTACGAGCACTACTACGAGCCGATCGACGCCTGGTTCGAGGTGAGCGTCTACCCCTCCGAAACCGGCCTCTCGGTGTACTTCCGCGACGTCACCGAGCGCAAGGCGTACGAGCAGCAACTCGAGGCGTCGAACGAACGCTTAGAGCAGTTCGCCTCCGCGGCCTCCCACGACCTGCAGGAACCGCTGCGGATGGTCACGAGCTACCTCCAGCTCGTCGAAGACCGCTACGCGGACGAGTTAGACGCGGACGGCCGCGAGTTCATCGACTACGCGGTCGACGGCGCCGAGCGCATGCGGGAGATGATCGACGGCCTCCTCGAGTTCTCCCGGGTCGAGACGCAGGGCGAACCCTTCGAACCCGTCGAGCTCGACGAGGTGCTCGAGGACGTGCGCCAGGACCTCAGCGTCTGTATCGAGGAGAGCGACGCCGACATCGCGGCCGAGTCGCTGCCCCGCGTCGAGGGCGACGGGAACCAGTTGCGGCAGGTGTTTCAGAACCTGCTGTCGAACGCGATCGAGTACAGCGGCGACGAGCCGCCGCAGATCGAGGTCTCGAGCGAGCGCGCGCCGAGCGGCGACTGGGTAATTTCGGTCAGCGACGACGGCGTCGGGATCGATCCCGACGATCAGGAGCGGATCTTCGGCGTCTTCGAGCGGCTCCACGGCACCGGTGAGCGTGATGGAAACGGTATCGGACTGGCCCTCTGTCGGCGCATCGTTGAACGCCACCGCGGTGATATCTGGGTCGACTCCGAGCCGGGTGACGGCACGACGTTTTCGTTTACGCTGCGGCCGGCGTCGGCGGACGAGTAA
- a CDS encoding TIGR03557 family F420-dependent LLM class oxidoreductase: MPRIGYTLSSEEHGPQRLVEIAERAEEAGFDFLSISDHFHPWVSAQGESPFVWSTLGAIANATDEIEVGVGVTCPTIRIHPVNVAHAVATIDELFGDRFTFGVGTGENLNEHVTGERWPEHDVRLEMLDEAMDVMRKLWTGETTSHHGKHYTVENARLYTCPDEQPTTVGSAFGPQTAEWVAENTDGLWCSGPKGEPVEAYEDAGGDGPKYTQLHGCYADSEEEAVETIYEKWPNGSIPGELGQELPTPAHFEQAAQMVEKEDIAEAGTTTSPDPQDHIDSLEQAVDAGYDHVYFHQVGDEQEKAIAFYEEEVLPSFS, from the coding sequence ATGCCACGGATCGGATACACCCTCTCGAGCGAGGAACACGGCCCGCAGCGGCTCGTCGAGATCGCCGAACGCGCCGAGGAGGCCGGCTTCGACTTCCTGTCGATCTCGGACCACTTCCACCCTTGGGTATCGGCCCAGGGCGAGTCGCCCTTTGTCTGGTCGACGCTGGGCGCGATCGCGAACGCGACCGACGAGATCGAGGTCGGCGTCGGCGTCACCTGCCCGACGATCCGGATCCACCCGGTCAACGTCGCCCACGCCGTCGCGACGATCGACGAACTGTTCGGCGACCGCTTTACGTTCGGCGTCGGCACCGGCGAGAACCTGAACGAACACGTTACGGGCGAGCGCTGGCCGGAACACGACGTGCGCCTCGAGATGCTCGACGAGGCGATGGACGTGATGCGGAAGCTTTGGACCGGCGAGACGACGAGCCACCACGGGAAACACTACACGGTCGAGAATGCGCGCCTCTACACCTGTCCCGACGAGCAGCCGACGACGGTCGGGAGCGCGTTCGGCCCCCAGACCGCCGAGTGGGTGGCCGAGAACACCGACGGCCTCTGGTGTTCCGGGCCGAAGGGGGAGCCGGTCGAGGCCTACGAGGACGCGGGCGGCGACGGGCCGAAGTACACGCAACTGCACGGCTGCTACGCCGACAGCGAGGAGGAGGCGGTCGAGACGATATACGAAAAGTGGCCCAACGGCTCGATACCGGGCGAACTGGGCCAGGAACTCCCGACGCCGGCTCACTTCGAGCAGGCCGCCCAGATGGTCGAGAAGGAGGACATCGCCGAAGCGGGGACCACGACGAGTCCGGACCCGCAGGACCACATCGACAGCCTCGAGCAGGCCGTCGACGCCGGCTACGACCACGTCTACTTCCACCAAGTCGGGGACGAACAGGAGAAGGCGATCGCGTTCTACGAGGAGGAAGTGCTACCGTCGTTCAGCTGA
- a CDS encoding GNAT family N-acetyltransferase, whose protein sequence is MDPYNEGAIRRRSIEMASQQQPVESDEYRVRTYESGDRDGVLSLFETQWGYRPGTDWFDWKYVDDPYLSHVPITLAEQAGEIVAVQGYVPCRLRRGGRIVRALKPVDAVVHPDHRRQGLYSRITELGIERYRDREAALFFNFPNEASLGAQEKLGWSEVTVVSMYYRVQRPGELLPEERSVGPLADVADVAADSALGLCDRFSPSDGDYEIERYESPPADLLASIYDSRIPNAFHAHREARYYRWLLEAPSVDHTAYVARRGGRPVAALLTRADGGEVLLFDAVPLGSAHEAFPDLLAAVVADNADADVLAVTAHTLPSTLLARFGFVSYETPVISRFCDPTYMAVRPLAGEGDDGGESLPFSRRALADSSNWCLSFLEVKD, encoded by the coding sequence ATGGATCCGTATAACGAAGGGGCGATCCGTCGCCGTTCGATCGAAATGGCGTCCCAACAGCAACCTGTCGAGTCGGACGAGTACAGGGTCAGAACGTACGAGTCGGGTGATCGGGACGGCGTGCTCTCGCTGTTCGAGACCCAGTGGGGGTATCGACCCGGGACCGACTGGTTCGACTGGAAGTACGTCGACGATCCGTACCTCTCGCACGTTCCGATCACGCTCGCCGAGCAGGCCGGCGAGATCGTCGCCGTGCAGGGGTACGTTCCCTGCCGACTCCGGCGCGGCGGCCGGATCGTCCGGGCGCTGAAACCGGTCGACGCGGTCGTTCATCCCGACCACCGCCGACAGGGGCTGTACTCTCGGATTACGGAACTGGGAATCGAGCGGTACCGCGACCGGGAGGCGGCGCTGTTCTTCAACTTCCCGAACGAGGCGTCGCTGGGCGCACAGGAGAAACTCGGCTGGTCGGAGGTGACGGTCGTCTCGATGTACTACCGGGTTCAGCGACCCGGCGAGTTGCTGCCCGAAGAACGATCGGTCGGCCCGCTGGCGGACGTGGCCGACGTCGCTGCGGACTCCGCGCTAGGGCTGTGCGATCGGTTCTCGCCGTCCGACGGCGACTACGAGATCGAACGGTACGAATCACCGCCCGCCGATCTTCTCGCGTCGATCTACGACTCCCGCATCCCCAACGCGTTCCACGCCCACCGCGAGGCGCGGTACTATCGGTGGCTGCTCGAGGCGCCGTCGGTCGACCACACGGCGTACGTCGCCAGACGGGGCGGCCGCCCCGTCGCCGCGCTCCTCACGCGAGCCGACGGCGGCGAGGTACTGCTCTTCGACGCGGTCCCGCTGGGGTCGGCCCACGAGGCCTTCCCCGACCTGCTCGCGGCGGTCGTCGCCGACAACGCCGACGCCGACGTGCTGGCGGTCACCGCCCACACGCTCCCGTCGACGTTGCTCGCCCGCTTCGGTTTCGTCAGCTACGAGACGCCGGTCATCTCGCGGTTCTGCGATCCCACCTACATGGCCGTGCGGCCGCTTGCGGGGGAGGGCGACGACGGCGGCGAATCGCTCCCGTTCTCGCGCCGAGCGCTCGCCGACTCGTCGAACTGGTGTCTCTCCTTCCTCGAGGTAAAGGACTGA
- the leuS gene encoding leucine--tRNA ligase — MTSHYDHAQVQEFWQYVWERDDVYKLDEDAADPTYVLGMFPYTSGTLHMGHVRNYAITDAYARYRRMQGDDVLHPMGWDAFGLPAENAAYERASDPESWTQACIRRMREELETMGFGYDWSREITTCEPEYYRWNQWLFERFYEEGLVEYEAASVNWCPDCETVLADAQVAEREDERSESSEQASGDAASSGGDRVCWRCETPVGRRELDQWFFTITDYADELYEGLEDLEGWPDGVREIQRNWIGRQEGVRITFDVERGETTDAVDVFSTRPDTVYGATYLAVSPGHELARDLADADEAVAEYVDTVREQDPDEVGFAGVETDATATHPLTGEELPVYVAGYVLEDVGTGAVMGVPAHNERDHAFAREHDLPIEGVIAPTDAAREVDLEREPYTGEGILEDSGDYSGLESETAREQLVADHEALEEDVTYRLRDWLISRQRYWGTPIPVVHCDDCGPVLVPDEDLPVELPEFVRTTGNPLEEHDSFRETACPECGQPARRETDTMDTFVDSSWYYLRFLSPDFDGGPFDTDRAEEWMPIDVYVGGDEHAVLHLLYIRFFARALSDLGLLDCREPVEELVSQGTVLYDGEKMSASKGNAVAPQEYGAETTRLFVLSAAHPEQDFEWTANNVRGAYDLQQDLYSMATAFVEDGDTRLERRPHDEYVAREIDRTIAAVTGEYERFRFHRAATEIRELARLLRRYREYDRPHDEIYRRGLLTLAALIAPMAPHLGEECWNKLRGEGLVVEADWPEPEADVEDYRRERRLVERTLEDVRDILDVAAIDEPERIELVVAEEWKYRAADSLREQDGSDADVESVLEAVDADVDRDAVATFLAERADRTGRGTEPALDADRERDLLERAAWLVTDEFGADVTVRRATGDDELATKARPSKPAIRIT; from the coding sequence ATGACGAGTCACTACGATCACGCGCAGGTGCAGGAGTTCTGGCAGTACGTCTGGGAGCGCGACGACGTCTACAAACTCGACGAGGACGCCGCGGATCCGACCTACGTCCTCGGGATGTTTCCCTATACGTCGGGGACGCTCCACATGGGCCACGTCCGCAACTACGCGATCACGGACGCCTACGCCCGCTATCGACGAATGCAGGGCGACGACGTCCTCCACCCGATGGGGTGGGACGCGTTCGGCCTTCCCGCAGAGAACGCCGCCTACGAGCGGGCCAGCGACCCCGAGTCGTGGACCCAGGCCTGTATCCGCCGGATGCGCGAGGAACTCGAGACGATGGGCTTCGGTTACGACTGGTCCCGGGAGATTACCACCTGCGAGCCGGAGTACTACCGGTGGAACCAGTGGCTCTTCGAGCGGTTCTACGAGGAGGGGTTAGTCGAGTACGAGGCGGCCTCCGTGAACTGGTGTCCGGACTGCGAGACGGTGCTGGCCGATGCGCAGGTTGCAGAGCGCGAGGACGAACGCAGTGAGTCCTCGGAGCAGGCGAGCGGCGACGCCGCGAGCAGCGGCGGCGACCGCGTCTGCTGGCGCTGCGAGACCCCCGTCGGCCGCCGCGAACTCGACCAGTGGTTCTTCACGATCACCGACTACGCCGACGAGCTATACGAGGGCCTCGAGGACCTCGAGGGCTGGCCCGACGGGGTCCGCGAGATTCAGCGCAACTGGATCGGCCGGCAGGAGGGAGTTCGAATCACGTTCGACGTCGAGCGCGGTGAGACGACCGACGCCGTCGACGTGTTCAGCACCCGCCCCGACACGGTCTACGGCGCGACCTACCTCGCGGTGTCGCCGGGCCACGAACTGGCCCGCGACCTCGCCGATGCGGACGAGGCCGTCGCCGAGTACGTCGATACCGTCCGCGAGCAGGATCCGGACGAGGTCGGCTTCGCCGGCGTCGAAACTGACGCGACGGCGACCCACCCGCTGACCGGCGAGGAACTGCCGGTCTACGTCGCCGGCTACGTCTTGGAGGACGTCGGTACCGGCGCCGTGATGGGCGTCCCCGCGCACAACGAGCGCGACCACGCCTTCGCCCGCGAGCACGACCTGCCGATCGAGGGCGTAATCGCGCCGACGGACGCCGCGCGCGAGGTCGACCTCGAGCGCGAACCGTACACGGGCGAGGGCATCCTCGAGGACAGCGGCGACTACTCGGGACTCGAGAGCGAGACGGCTCGCGAGCAACTCGTCGCCGACCACGAGGCGCTCGAGGAGGACGTCACCTACCGCCTGCGCGACTGGCTGATCTCCCGCCAGCGCTACTGGGGGACGCCGATCCCGGTCGTCCACTGCGACGACTGCGGCCCCGTGCTGGTGCCTGACGAGGACCTGCCCGTCGAACTGCCGGAGTTCGTCCGCACGACCGGAAACCCGCTCGAGGAGCACGACTCGTTCCGCGAGACGGCGTGTCCCGAGTGCGGGCAGCCGGCTCGCCGCGAGACGGACACGATGGACACCTTCGTCGACTCCTCGTGGTACTACCTGCGGTTCCTCTCGCCCGACTTCGACGGGGGCCCCTTCGACACCGACCGGGCCGAGGAGTGGATGCCGATCGACGTCTACGTCGGCGGCGACGAGCACGCCGTGCTCCACCTGCTGTACATCCGGTTTTTCGCACGGGCGCTGTCGGATCTCGGCCTGCTGGACTGCCGAGAACCCGTCGAGGAACTCGTCAGCCAGGGGACGGTGCTGTACGACGGCGAGAAGATGTCCGCTTCGAAGGGTAACGCCGTCGCTCCGCAGGAGTACGGTGCCGAGACCACGCGGCTGTTCGTCCTCTCGGCGGCCCACCCCGAACAGGACTTCGAGTGGACCGCGAACAACGTTCGGGGCGCCTACGACCTCCAGCAGGACCTCTACTCGATGGCGACCGCGTTCGTCGAGGACGGCGACACTCGCCTCGAGCGCCGCCCCCACGACGAGTACGTCGCCCGGGAGATCGACCGCACGATCGCCGCGGTGACCGGGGAGTACGAGCGGTTCCGGTTCCACCGCGCCGCGACCGAAATCCGGGAACTCGCCCGGCTGCTCCGGCGCTACCGCGAGTACGACCGCCCGCACGACGAGATCTACCGCCGCGGGCTGCTGACGCTTGCGGCGCTGATCGCGCCGATGGCGCCCCACCTCGGGGAGGAGTGCTGGAACAAACTTCGCGGCGAGGGACTGGTCGTCGAGGCCGACTGGCCCGAACCCGAGGCCGACGTCGAGGACTACCGCCGGGAGCGGCGACTGGTCGAACGAACCCTCGAGGACGTTCGCGACATCCTCGACGTCGCCGCGATCGACGAACCCGAGCGGATCGAACTGGTCGTCGCCGAGGAGTGGAAGTACCGCGCGGCCGACTCCCTCCGCGAACAGGACGGAAGCGACGCCGACGTCGAGAGCGTTCTCGAGGCCGTCGACGCCGACGTCGACCGCGATGCGGTCGCGACCTTCCTCGCGGAGCGGGCCGATCGGACGGGCCGGGGAACGGAACCGGCACTCGATGCCGACCGCGAGCGCGACCTGCTCGAGCGCGCTGCGTGGCTCGTGACCGACGAGTTCGGCGCCGACGTGACGGTGCGACGGGCGACCGGCGACGACGAGTTGGCGACGAAGGCGCGACCGAGCAAGCCGGCGATCCGCATCACCTAA
- a CDS encoding PPOX class F420-dependent oxidoreductase, giving the protein MGAFETHSGRIPDSYLDILETESFGHVATLGSDGHPHSSPVWVDHDDGEAVLFNTLRGRTKERNIRSDSRVSISVVDPDDPYRYVSVRGHAELIEEGADDHIDELARQYLDVEDYPHHDEEDEPRVIVRIPAEHVVTRGREYE; this is encoded by the coding sequence ATGGGAGCCTTCGAAACCCACAGCGGACGGATCCCCGACTCGTATCTGGACATCCTCGAGACGGAATCGTTCGGCCACGTCGCGACGCTCGGATCGGACGGCCACCCCCACAGCAGCCCGGTCTGGGTCGACCACGACGACGGGGAGGCCGTGCTGTTCAACACGCTTCGGGGCCGCACCAAGGAGCGCAACATCCGGTCTGACTCGCGGGTCTCGATCTCGGTCGTCGATCCCGACGATCCCTACCGCTACGTCTCGGTTCGGGGCCACGCTGAACTCATCGAAGAGGGGGCCGACGACCACATCGACGAGTTAGCCCGTCAGTACCTCGACGTCGAGGACTACCCGCACCACGACGAGGAAGACGAACCGCGCGTTATCGTTCGAATCCCCGCCGAGCACGTCGTTACCCGCGGCCGCGAGTACGAATAG
- a CDS encoding ABC transporter ATP-binding protein, protein MEAVVEATELEKTYGETVALSGATLTIERGEVFALIGPNGAGKTTLVRALTGTTDPDAGEARILGDAPRAVDRDRLGVLPQDFSPPDRLTARELLDYYAGLYDGARNPETVLADVGLVDSADTWYEDLSGGQQRRACVGATLVNDPDLLFLDEPTTGIDPAGRRTVWRLIEELAAGGTTVVLTTHDMAEAERLADRVGLLADGSLVAQGTPDALIAEHGGSSRLAIDTDAEPAAFDDLEFPVERTADRGRNRNAGVVVREIEPEAIGTVVDYLEDRGLAYSGLSWTEPDLETVYLELADATERERTGRLEGGDDDATADADRTRAGETA, encoded by the coding sequence ATGGAAGCCGTAGTCGAGGCGACAGAACTCGAGAAGACCTACGGCGAGACCGTCGCGCTGTCGGGGGCCACCCTGACGATCGAGCGCGGCGAGGTCTTCGCGCTGATCGGCCCGAACGGGGCCGGGAAGACGACGCTCGTCCGCGCGCTGACGGGGACGACCGACCCCGACGCGGGTGAGGCCCGCATCCTCGGCGACGCACCCCGCGCCGTCGACCGCGACCGGCTCGGCGTGCTCCCGCAGGACTTCTCCCCGCCGGACCGACTCACCGCCCGCGAACTGCTCGACTACTACGCCGGGCTCTACGACGGCGCCCGGAATCCCGAGACCGTCCTCGCCGACGTCGGACTCGTCGACAGCGCCGACACCTGGTACGAGGACCTCTCGGGCGGCCAGCAGCGCCGCGCTTGCGTCGGCGCGACGCTGGTCAACGACCCCGACCTCCTCTTTCTGGACGAGCCGACGACGGGGATCGACCCCGCCGGCAGGCGGACCGTCTGGCGGTTGATCGAGGAGCTCGCGGCCGGCGGGACGACCGTCGTCCTCACCACCCACGACATGGCCGAAGCCGAGCGGCTGGCCGACCGCGTCGGCCTGCTCGCCGACGGCTCGCTCGTCGCGCAGGGGACGCCCGACGCGCTCATCGCCGAGCACGGCGGCTCGAGCCGGCTGGCGATCGACACCGACGCCGAGCCGGCGGCGTTCGACGACCTCGAGTTCCCCGTCGAACGGACGGCCGATCGCGGCCGGAACCGGAACGCGGGGGTCGTCGTCCGCGAGATCGAGCCCGAGGCGATCGGCACCGTCGTCGACTACCTCGAGGACCGCGGGCTCGCCTACAGCGGGCTCTCGTGGACCGAACCCGACCTCGAGACGGTCTACCTCGAACTGGCGGACGCGACGGAACGCGAGCGGACGGGGCGACTCGAGGGGGGAGACGACGACGCGACCGCCGACGCCGACCGCACTCGTGCGGGTGAGACGGCGTGA
- a CDS encoding HalOD1 output domain-containing protein, which translates to MKGGGDSVDGTVRKTPSRAVVEAVADAEGVAPTELRPPEYEPLHAAVDPEALDSLFDERANGSPRSHGSTSFHYCGYRVTVAADSSVSLEPLEGDESE; encoded by the coding sequence ATGAAGGGTGGCGGCGATAGTGTCGATGGGACGGTTCGCAAAACGCCGAGTCGTGCGGTCGTCGAAGCTGTTGCGGACGCTGAAGGAGTGGCGCCGACCGAACTGCGGCCACCCGAGTACGAGCCGCTACACGCGGCGGTCGATCCGGAGGCGCTCGATTCGCTGTTCGACGAGCGGGCCAACGGCTCGCCGCGATCGCACGGCTCCACCTCGTTTCACTACTGCGGCTACCGCGTTACCGTCGCCGCCGACAGTTCGGTCTCTCTCGAGCCGCTCGAGGGCGACGAGTCCGAGTAG
- a CDS encoding DUF420 domain-containing protein codes for MATADARRRLRNRPIGATILLTIVGYALVIGTFVLDVPIYPDLTTGQINLLTHAIAVINTVTTILLVLGWYWIRQGDIENHRRAMISGFVTIILFLVVYLFRVGGGGTKEFVGPPLVRSAYLLMLAIHILLSIVAVPIVLYALILGLTHTPAELRNTAHARVGRIAAGSWILSLVLGVVTYLLLNHVYGYEFAAMLVPAL; via the coding sequence ATGGCAACCGCGGACGCGAGACGGCGGCTTCGGAATCGGCCGATCGGCGCAACGATTCTGTTGACGATAGTCGGCTACGCGCTGGTTATCGGCACGTTCGTGCTCGACGTGCCGATCTATCCGGATCTGACGACCGGCCAGATCAACCTCCTCACCCACGCGATCGCGGTGATCAATACGGTCACGACGATCCTGCTCGTCCTTGGCTGGTACTGGATCCGACAGGGAGATATCGAGAACCATCGCCGTGCGATGATCAGCGGGTTCGTGACGATCATCCTCTTTTTGGTCGTGTACCTGTTCCGCGTCGGCGGCGGCGGTACCAAGGAGTTCGTCGGCCCGCCGCTCGTGCGGTCCGCCTACCTGCTCATGCTGGCGATCCACATTCTCCTCTCGATCGTCGCCGTCCCGATCGTCCTCTACGCGCTGATCCTCGGCCTGACGCACACGCCGGCGGAGCTGCGAAACACCGCCCACGCCCGCGTCGGCCGGATCGCCGCCGGCTCGTGGATCCTCAGTCTCGTCCTCGGCGTCGTCACCTATCTCCTGCTCAATCACGTCTACGGATACGAGTTCGCAGCGATGCTCGTTCCGGCGCTCTGA